A region of the Carya illinoinensis cultivar Pawnee chromosome 16, C.illinoinensisPawnee_v1, whole genome shotgun sequence genome:
CCTCAGTCTCCCGACTCTGGCCACGCGCCGCCTCCCTCATACAACAACGTTCCGCCGCCAGTCGACGGTTTAACCCTTGCAAAGCAGCGCGCTCAGGAGGTCGCTGCCAGACTCTTCAACAACTCTGGTGCCGCAGCTGTCGCTGGTGCCCTCGACGCCAAGCGCCCTAAGATTGATAATGGCGCTTCTGGATTCGATTCCCTAGACTCTGGATTCAGCTCCGTCCCCCCAGGTTCTCTCTAATCCtatcaaaaatttatttgttgCTTCTCGGGTTATGATGTTAATGTTCTACAATTGCACATATTTTTCCGTAAATATTTGTCTTTCTATTATTGACTTATGAAATCGATTGATTATTTGGCTCTAATTGAGATTCTTTGTTGGCTAGTTACAAATTTATAACTTGATACTCTGTGGGTTTTGTTTGCATAATGGATAATTATTTGAATCTAAATGCAAGACCGGTGTGACTGTGGTTGCACAGATGTAAAATCTCATGCTCTGCACTCGGCTCCCTTGGCACCGGTTTCATATGGCTTCCAGAGTTCGAGCAAGAAGATTGATATTCCAAATGGTAGGGTTGGTGTTATTATTGGGAAAGGAGGAGagacaataaaatatcttcagcTTCAGTCTGGAGCAAAGATCCAAGTCACTCGGGATATGGATGCGGATCCCAATTCTCCGACTAGGATGGTGGAGCTCATGGGTACTCCAGAACAGATTGCCAAGGCTGAGCAGTTGATAAATGAAGTTCTTGCGGAGGTGGTGCTAAATTTACTCCGTTCgttgtttttgtgattttagttCTGTACATGCTACACAGCCACAGGCCTAATCCAAAGTTTGGGCCAGGCTTTTCTCTAAATGCCATTATACTCACCATCTCATGCTTTGACCAATGTTTTGCCAGGCTGAAGCAGGTGGTTCCGGCGTAGTTTCTCGAAGAATAACTGGACAGACTGGTTCGGACTCATTTGTAATGAAAGTCCCAAATAACAAGGTAATGCGGaagttttttctcttttttaatatttgtgagCCTATTTTATTGGCTTGGTTAAGGATGGTTTGTGATCTGCACCTTGTTTCAGGTTGGTTTAGTAATTGGTAAGGGAGgcgaaacaattaaaaatatgcAGGCCAGGACAGGAGCTCGAATTCAggtttttttctaaaatttctgtTATCTTGCTCTTATTTTAACTGTTGATTCAATCAAGGTAAACTGGTTTTCTGTTTGTATTCTTAATTTATTCCAGGTGATACCTTTGCATCTTCCCCCTGGTGATATGTCGACAGAAAGGACACTACAGATTGATGGGACCAGCGAGCAAATTGAGTCTGCTAAACAGTTAGTCTTTGAAGTTATCAGTGAGGTATGTTGGTTAATGTTAGATTGCGAACTTGTTATTGGCTGTGGACTGTTTACATCTTATACGCTTAGTAAAACTTGTTAGAGacccagaatttttcttaaaagaagACATTCTTTGCAGCTATTATACACGTGTGTTTGTAGATGTGGATCTTTTGTTGCctcttataaaaagaaagaaggaacaATTTTTGGATTAGCGAATGTGAAAAGGGATTTgcttatttttcttaatgtgtttatatttgtttaattagTGTTGTTGGTTGGTGCTATTAGACATTTGTTACCACGGTGACAATTTCAGGCCCCTCACCTGGATTGTTTTAAATGTAACTTTTTATTATCTTGTAAGGTGGGATATTCATATTTTGTCTAGGTACTGCAAATTTCTCATGATGCAGGCTAATaggattcttttttattttcgtaGAGTATGGACATAATTCCTTTTGGCTATTAATTCTTATGTCATCTCTCGGTACATGCATTTACTGTGCCACCCTGTGATTTTTTTCCTGAGCATTTTGTGTTCAGAATTCAGCTGTACTTTTCTCTCTGCTAATGGCTCTCCATTTTTTGGACATTTTTATTCGTCTCCTCAAAATGCCATTTGTAAATGTTACCCTTCTAATATCTATTCCTTTATTGGTTTCTGCGTTTTTATTGTCTGAGGTCTTGGAATTCATGTGAAAAAATAAGAACTCGTGTTAAAACTATGAGTCTTCATGTTGAAGAAAGGATTATAATGTTATTAGCTATTAGCTATTTGGTTTTATGTCAATTAATCTCCCAATAGTTATGCCACAATGCTCTATTGCGTTCTTGCCCTTTTACTCATTCTTTCAGAGACAAGTTGGtgatatttacattttttatttccatCCCATATATTATACTCCGACTATTGTGCTGGATATCATCAAGACTTTTTCAGGATCTCCACTTTGTGGCTATCTGGTTAATTTCAAATTGGATTGGATATGTTTATTATGTTGATCGtacctatcaaaaaattttttttattatgttgatCATTTGCCTCTCTTTCCTCGATTGGGACTTGTTAGATAGATTGTTGTTTGTGCTAACTATTGATCTGGACATAATCAAGACTTCTATGGATCTCCTTTATGGTGGCTACTGTTCTTACTGGCATGCATGCAGACGGCTAGTGTCAGACTGAACTTTGCAAATGGAGTTGAGCATCTGAGATACTAACTACTGTTGTTGACAGATCTCTTTAATTGTGTAGGGCTACCAGTTTTTATTTAGGACCTGTGTAGCATGATAATTTGTGATGCTCACTTTGCAGTGGGATCTTATAGATCAGAATTCTGAACTTATATATAGACTCTGAACCTGCCGTGTTTTGTATTGTCTAATATCTGAATTGATCCTATACTGCATTCAGATTTTACTGTACCTGTTGATTTTGGAGGGTGGTGGATGTATGAGTTTGAGGGATGGGAAGAGATGAAATTTGAGAGTTTGAAGTGCTAGTCTCTTGTGAGTGATTATTATTGTCATTTCTAAGTGCTATGCACATTTAGTGGATAGTTGGTCTTTGAGGCAGGCCTGTCGTTGATGTTTTTATGTTTAGGTTATTAAGGTCTCTTATGAGTGCTTACGATTGTCATTATTAAGTGCTATGAAGATTTCTTGGATACTTGGTTTCTGAGGCAGGTATATCATACATGTATTTCTGTTTAGGTTATTAAGGTCTTGTGAAACTTCCTTAATTCCATTGAATTATATTGGTCCATTCTACAATCCTTCTGACCTGTATGTCCAAGGGAATAATTATTGGGATTATGGCTTGTTCAACCATCGAATATGTGCTTATTGATTCTGTACCTATGACTGATGGTGTTATTGGGAACTGTTGTAGGGTTAGTGTCTGTTGGACCATTGGTGACACCAACATGGTATTCTGTGTTGGTGTTCTCCCAGCATCACTCTGGTATGGTTCTAAATCttaatatatgatatttagTGATATATTGTGGAGAGCTGTGAGTCCGTTGATGGAAATACAAGGCATTGGAATGAATTATTTGTCAGGATGAGGAACTTTAAGGATTACTGCCTTCAATGTGTCTATGAGAAAGTTCCTTTTAATGTTCTTAGTGCATTTGGTAACAATAATTTGAACATCCAGTTCCCCtgttcatcttattttaatgtCGTATACTCAACCTCGAGAAATTTTGATTTCATTATCTACTATGTTTACGTCTCATATCTTTGTCATACTCATATCGTACTCCCCTCAATATGGAAGTAGTGCGTGAAAGTGTTAGTGATGTTTTTTATTCTCTTGAATATAGTATTTTACAgagtgtgttttgttttaaagtgaCGGGTGGCAACTTATCTCTACAATAACTTGGTAAGCTCTTTTAAGGAGATATCATTTGCTTggtacctatcaaaaaaaaaaaaaggagatatCATTTGCTTGGTCAATGTCTACTTTGCTCTATATGTTGGTATTCTGGGTGACCGTTATTTGCCTTCTGATGCTTCTGTTTATTAATTGCAATGGTTTTTATGAAAAGATACTCTCTGGTTTGCACTTTACTATGAACTTGTTGCCTCTTCATGGCAATAGTGTTTGTATGTCTCTGTTTTCTTTATGTGAAATTTTGCATAGTATTGTGGTCCTTTTGGTACCCATTCACTTTCGAATAGGGAGAGGGTGGGCTTCTGCTGGAGTAACTCAATATCTCCTCAACCAGTACGGTATGTAGGCATTTATACCCCTTCCTAGTACTCTCTGAAATCTAATAATCTTTGCATGTAGGCATTAAGATTTTTATGTTGGTTTGTGGACTTTCCTTCATTCTATGTTTATATCAGTATGTGCAAATcctgtgtttttattttttgggttgatGTGTAGCTTAGCAGAAAAGTTCATCATCATTATTTGGGGAAACAATTTTTTGCAGAATCGTGTTAGAAATCCAGCAATGGCTGGAGGATATTCTCAGCAAGGTTACCAAGCACGACCTCCTACAGCTTGGGGCGCACCTGGGGCTCCTCCCATGCAACAACCAGGTTATGGCTATGTGCAGCCTGGAGCATATTCTGGACCATCTCCCCAGTACAACATGTCTCAGCCTTCTTATCCCGGCTATCCTCCTCAACCTGCATCTGGTGGTTATCCCTCCAATTGGGACCAGTCAACTGGTGCACCATCTCAGCAGACTTCTCAGGGAAGTGGTTACGATTATTATAGTCAACAGCAGTCTTCACAGCAACAGCAAACCTCTGGTGGTCCTGCAGCACCAGCAGATAATTCTGGTTTCAATTACACTC
Encoded here:
- the LOC122299895 gene encoding far upstream element-binding protein 1-like isoform X2, whose amino-acid sequence is MADEAQYSSGSDTAANKRKYEEPTAPSTGSRRPTGFSAPIAPQSPDSGHAPPPSYNNVPPPVDGLTLAKQRAQEVAARLFNNSGAAAVAGALDAKRPKIDNGASGFDSLDSGFSSVPPDVKSHALHSAPLAPVSYGFQSSSKKIDIPNGRVGVIIGKGGETIKYLQLQSGAKIQVTRDMDADPNSPTRMVELMGTPEQIAKAEQLINEVLAEAEAGGSGVVSRRITGQTGSDSFVMKVPNNKVGLVIGKGGETIKNMQARTGARIQVIPLHLPPGDMSTERTLQIDGTSEQIESAKQLVFEVISENRVRNPAMAGGYSQQGYQARPPTAWGAPGAPPMQQPGYGYVQPGAYSGPSPQYNMSQPSYPGYPPQPASGGYPSNWDQSTGAPSQQTSQGSGYDYYSQQQSSQQQQTSGGPAAPADNSGFNYTQPPPSSYNQQGQGYPQDGYGGYAPPQSGYGQPPPYDQQQGYTSASSYGNVSNPTQDGHTPSYGSQGESAQAPPVPPSSVGQAGYTSGQQPSPSSASYPPQGTTQPGYGMPPTSQTGYGNQPPAQSGYGPGYGPPQAQKPLANPPVYGQATQSPGTHGGYGQPAPVQSGYPHSQPPSSYAQPDSGPQRAPPSTYGAAAGQPGYGAPPYGAPAVSQPGYGQAPPPYNTYGSAYSQPPVYSADGNAGGNTRGAYDAAPTPQTTQQSVATKTSPQS
- the LOC122299895 gene encoding far upstream element-binding protein 1-like isoform X1 codes for the protein MADEAQYSSGSDTAANKRKYEEPTAPSTGSRRPTGFSAPIAPQSPDSGHAPPPSYNNVPPPVDGLTLAKQRAQEVAARLFNNSGAAAVAGALDAKRPKIDNGASGFDSLDSGFSSVPPDVKSHALHSAPLAPVSYGFQSSSKKIDIPNGRVGVIIGKGGETIKYLQLQSGAKIQVTRDMDADPNSPTRMVELMGTPEQIAKAEQLINEVLAEVAEAGGSGVVSRRITGQTGSDSFVMKVPNNKVGLVIGKGGETIKNMQARTGARIQVIPLHLPPGDMSTERTLQIDGTSEQIESAKQLVFEVISENRVRNPAMAGGYSQQGYQARPPTAWGAPGAPPMQQPGYGYVQPGAYSGPSPQYNMSQPSYPGYPPQPASGGYPSNWDQSTGAPSQQTSQGSGYDYYSQQQSSQQQQTSGGPAAPADNSGFNYTQPPPSSYNQQGQGYPQDGYGGYAPPQSGYGQPPPYDQQQGYTSASSYGNVSNPTQDGHTPSYGSQGESAQAPPVPPSSVGQAGYTSGQQPSPSSASYPPQGTTQPGYGMPPTSQTGYGNQPPAQSGYGPGYGPPQAQKPLANPPVYGQATQSPGTHGGYGQPAPVQSGYPHSQPPSSYAQPDSGPQRAPPSTYGAAAGQPGYGAPPYGAPAVSQPGYGQAPPPYNTYGSAYSQPPVYSADGNAGGNTRGAYDAAPTPQTTQQSVATKTSPQS